A single genomic interval of Lepidochelys kempii isolate rLepKem1 chromosome 13, rLepKem1.hap2, whole genome shotgun sequence harbors:
- the LOC140897223 gene encoding ribonuclease-like, with product MTVRRPHLRLLLPLILLATCLALARGQSWTRLKNRFREHHVDFPERPADFPDNYCEMMMFKRGVYGTFIHTFIHAPTRSLKGVCSVGGIHVSTGLHRSIFHFTVTTSKYDLQIGSYTEKKYSWNIVIGCWSRLPVLYVE from the coding sequence ATGACCGTGAGAAGGCCCCACCTACGGCTattgctgcccctcatcctgctTGCCACCTGCCTGGCTCTGGCCAGAGGGCAATCATGGACCCGTCTGAAAAACAGATTCAGAGAACACCATGTGGATTTCCCAGAAAGGCCAGCTGACTTCCCTGACAACTACTGCGAGATGATGATGTTTAAACGGGGAGTGTATGGGACGTTCATCCACACCTTCATTCATGCGCCCACGCGATCTCTCAAGGGTGTCTGCTCTGTGGGCGGAATACACGTCTCAACTGGCCTACACAGGAGCATTTTTCACTTCACTGTCACCACTAGCAAATATGACCTGCAGATCGGCTCTTACACTGAGAAAAAGTATTCCTGGAACATTGTTATTGGCTGCTGGAGTCGGCTCCCTGTGCTCTATGTGGAGTAG